tagcttccctaCCCTGGTAGCGATGTCCTTCCACTCATCGGCAGCCCAAATCGGTTTTCCTCTACGTTGCCAGTTagcttctttccacctctccagccatccccacagagcattggctaccatgcatgaatcagtgtaaaggtagagccttggccacttctctctctcagcaatgtccagggccagttgaacggccttgagctctgcaagttggcttgatccaccttctccttcggtagcttgagcaacctgtcgtgtggggctccatacggctgctttccactttcgtTTCATTCCCACAATGCGACAAGAAccatcagtgaaaagagcgtagcgagtttcttccactggcagttcattgtatggtggagcttcttcagcacgtgtcacttcttcttcctcttcatcagcaagaccaaagttttcaccttccggccagtttgtaattatttccagaatcccagggcgattcagttttccaatatgggcgcgctgtgtgatcagagcaatccatttgctccatgtggcactggtggcatggtgcatagagggaacctttgctttgaacatccaccccagtactggtagtcggggtgccaggaggagttgtgcttcagtgcctattacctctgaggcagcttggactccttcataggctgctaaaatttccttctctgttggggtatagttggcttcagaccctctgtagcttcgactccaaAATCCAAGTGGTCGGCCttgagtctccccaggcaccttctgccaaaggctccaggacaagccatggttcccggctgcagagtagagcacattcctcacctctggtcctgtcctgactgggccaagggcaactgcatgagcgatctcctgcttgatctgggtgaaggcttgttgctgctcagggccccagtggaacttgttcttcttacgggtgaccaggtagagggggctcacaatctgactgtactcaggaatgtgcattctccaaaagcctatggcacctaggaaagcttgtgtttccttcttgctggatggtggagacattgctgtgatcttgttgatgacatcagtgggaatctgacgccgtccatcttgccacttcactcccagaaactggatctcttgagcaggtcccttgactttgctctttttgatggcgaagccggctttcaggagaatctggataatttcccttcctttctcaaacacttctgctgccgtcttcccccatacaatgatgtcatcaatgtattgcagatgttctggagcctcacccttttctagtacactctggatcagtccatggcagatggtggggctgtgcttccacccctggggcaatcggttccaggtatactgcactcccctccaggtgaaagcaaactgcggcctgcaatctgctgccagaggaatggagaaaaatgcattggcaatgtcaatggtggcataccacttcgctgccttggactctagctcatactggagttccagcatgtctggcacagcagcgctcagtggtggagtcacttcattcaatgcacggtagtccaccgtcaatctccattctccctcagatttacgcacaggccagatggggctgttgaagggtgagtgggtcttgctgaccaccccttggctctccagctctcggatcattttgtggatggggatcacggcatctcgattcgtccgatactgccAGCGGTGCACTATCGAGGTGGCAATTGccacctgttgctcttccaccttcagaagtcctactgcagatgggtcttctgacagtccaggcaaggtgttcaattgcttgacgccctctgcctctacagcagctattccaaatgcccatctgaatccctttgggtccttgaaatacccacttcggaggaagtctatgcataaaatgcatggggcctctgggccagtcacaatagggtgtttcttccactcatttccagtcaggctcacctcagcttccaccaaagtgaaatcctgggatccccctgtcacaccggcaatagaaacagactctgcccccacatgtctcg
Above is a genomic segment from Haemorhous mexicanus isolate bHaeMex1 chromosome W, bHaeMex1.pri, whole genome shotgun sequence containing:
- the LOC132341452 gene encoding uncharacterized protein LOC132341452 encodes the protein MIRELESQGVVSKTHSPFNSPIWPVRKSEGEWRLTVDYRALNEVTPPLSAAVPDMLELQYELESKAAKWYATIDIANAFFSIPLAADCRPQFAFTWRGVQYTWNRLPQGWKHSPTICHGLIQSVLEKGEAPEHLQYIDDIIVWGKTAAEVFEKGREIIQILLKAGFAIKKSKVKGPAQEIQFLGVKWQDGRRQIPTDVINKITAMSPPSSKKETQAFLGAIGFWRMHIPEYSQIVSPLYLVTRKKNKFHWGPEQQQAFTQIKQEIAHAVALGPVRTGPEVRNVLYSAAGNHGLSWSLWQKVPGETQGRPLGFWSRSYRGSEANYTPTEKEILAAYEGVQAASEVIGTEAQLLLAPRLPVLGWMFKAKVPSMHHATSATWSKWIALITQRAHIGKLNRPGILEIITNWPEGENFGLADEEEEEVTRAEEAPPYNELPVEETRYALFTDGSCRIVGMKRKWKAAVWSPTRQVAQATEGEGGSSQLAELKAVQLALDIAEREKWPRLYLYTDSCMVANALWGWLERWKEANWQRRGKPIWAADEWKDIATRVGKLPVKVRHVDAHVPKSRANEEHQNNEQVDRAAKIEVSKIDLDWEHKGELFLARWAHDASGHQGRDATYKWARDRGVDLTMDSVSQVIHDCETCAAIKQAKRVKPLWYGGRWSKYRYGEAWQIDYITLPQTRQGKHYVLTMVEATTGWLETHPVSHATARNTILGLEKQVLWRHGTPERIESDNGTHFKNSLINTWAREHGIEWVYHIPYHAPAAGRVERYNGLLKTTLKALGGGSFKNWEQHLAKATWLVNTRGSTNRVGPAQSEPLHRVDGDKVPVVHVRGLLGKTVWINSASSTDKPIRGVVFAQGPGSTWWIMQRDGRTRCVPQGDLIVG